A portion of the Syngnathoides biaculeatus isolate LvHL_M chromosome 7, ASM1980259v1, whole genome shotgun sequence genome contains these proteins:
- the pfas gene encoding phosphoribosylformylglycinamidine synthase — translation MAVVRFYGGEVKGRNLQRAAKLYPQLSISTELCYNVELTGSNSLSAEQKEILLWLFQPPLQAQALCETPKLKEGDGATLVEIGPRLNFSTAWSTNAMSICHSAGLTNITRVELSRRFLIKPKDNADTANFLKDVKNLIVILHDSMTECAYEHPVTSFAVDARAQPVFEVDVLGEGRAALEKANNQLGLAFDDWDLNFYTSMFRRIQRNPTSVECFDLAQSNSEHSRHWFFRGRVVIDGQEQEETLFRLIMDTQKHSNGNNVIKFCDNSSGIKGMEVECFYPKDTSQASPYETRQSLRHVIFTAETHNFPTGVAPFSGATTGTGGRIRDVQSAGRGGHVIAGTAGYCFGNLHIPGYGLPWEQDGEGWEYPTTFAPPLQVAIEASDGASDYGNKFGEPVLSGFARSFGMRLLNGERREWIKPIMFSGGLGSIEDVHVKKEQPEKGMEVVKIGGPVYRIGVGGGAASSVQVQGDNSSDRDLGAVQRGDAEMEQKMNRALRACLERRAGNPICSIHDQGAGGNGNVLKELSEPAGAVIYCSRFKKGDPTLSVLELWGAEYQESNALLLRPSDRSFLERVCQREKCPVDFVGNISGDGKIVLVDDENTGGEPIIKGRHPVDLQLEWVLGKMPQKEFKMKRLKPTLQRLSLPPGLTVRDALERVLRLPSVASKRYLTNKVDRSVTGLVAQQQCVGPLHTPLADVAVVALSPLGLQGAATAIGEQPIKALVNAAAGARMAVGEALTNLMFARISALKDVKCSGNWMWAAKLPGEGALLWESCRAMCKVMEELGVAIDGGKDSLSMAARVEKETVKAPGALVISAYAVCPDISLTVTPDLEDPNSKGVLLWVPLSPGQHRLGGSALAQCYAQLGDCSPDMEQPQLLAACFNTIQMLISDRLLSAGHDISDGGLISCVLEMAFAGNRGIDLDLPSLGAPGVLELLFSEELGLVLEVSEPDEKSVCQRFLNAGVACHRIGRTCGFGPKAMVTVRVGGQEVLRECLPNLRAMWEDTSFRLERLQADEMCVRQEEEGLARRTQPSFKVTFDPSEVLLCSQPAVQPRVAVVREEGSNGDREMSASLHMAGFEVWDVTMQDLCSAAITLDPFNAVVFVGGFSYADVLGSAKGWAATVVYNSAAKAQFDRFRRRSNTLSLGVCNGCQLLALLGWVGESQDGAESDVVLTHNKSGRFESRFVTVGIQASQSVWLAGMEGSALGVWVAHGEGLMHFRNDRVLDDITSGGLAPVRYLDDDGRPTEEYPLNPNGSPRGIAGLSSGDGRHLAMMPHPERCTLGWQWPWAPRGFRPHLETSPWLRMFRNAAAWCSQKH, via the exons ATGGCTGTGGTGAGGTTTTACGGTGGTGAGGTGAAGGGACGCAACCTCCAGCGGGCCGCTAAGCTCTATCCCCAGCTGTCCATTTCCACAGAGCTGTGCTACAACGTGGAGCTGACGG GAAGCAACAGTCTGAGTGCAGAACAAAAGGAGATCCTCCTCTGGTTGTTCCAACCTCCGTTGCAGGCCCAAGCGCTCTGTGAGACGCCCAAACTCAAAGAAGGCGATGGGGCTACGCTGGTGGAGATCGGACCAAG GTTGAACTTCTCCACTGCATGGTCCACCAACGCCATGTCCATCTGCCACAGCGCCGGCCTCACCAACATCACACGGGTGGAACTCTCCCGGAGGTTCCTTATCAAG CCGAAGGACAACGCCGACACGGCCAACTTCCTGAAGGATGTGAAGAATCTGATCGTCATTCTGCACGACAGCATGACTGAGTGCGCCTACGAGCATCCCGTCACCTCTTTCGCTGTGGACGCCCGAGCCCAGCCCGTTTTTGAGGTGGATGTCCTGGGCGAGGGGCGAGCAGCGCTAGAGAAGGCCAACAACCAGCTCG GTTTGGCCTTTGACGACTGGGATCTGAACTTCTACACGTCAATGTTCCGGAGGATCCAGAGAAACCCGACCAGCGTGGAATGTTTCGACCTGGCCCAGTCCAACAGCGAGCACAGCCGCCACTGGTTCTTCCGGGGCCGTGTGGTGATCGACGGCCAGGAGCAAGAGGAGACACTCTTCCGCCTCATCATGGACACGCAGAAGCACAGCAACGGCAACAACGTCATCAAGTTCTGCGACAACAGCAG TGGTATTAAAGGCATGGAGGTGGAGTGCTTCTACCCCAAAGATACATCCCAAGCCAGTCCCTATGAGACACGCCAGTCGCTGCGACACGTCATCTTCACCGCCGAGACGCACAACTTCCCAACAG GTGTGGCTCCGTTCAGCGGTGCCACCACGGGAACCGGAGGCCGCATCCGAGACGTCCAGAGTGCCGGGCGAGGAGGTCACGTCATTGCTGGGACCGCTGGATACTGCTTCGGCAACCTGCACATACCAG GTTACGGACTCCCATGGGAGCAAGATGGAGAGGGATGGGAGTACCCCACCACCTTTGCCCCACCGCTTCAGGTTGCCATCGAGGCCAGCGACGGCGCCTCTGACTACGGCAACAAGTTTGGAGAGCCAGTTTTGTCAG gaTTTGCCCGTTCTTTTGGCATGCGGCTACTCAATGGGGAGCGACGAGAGTGGATTAAGCCCATCATGTTCAGTGGAGGGCTTGGGTCCATTGAGGATGTGCATGTAAAGAAAGAGCAGCCAGAGAAAG GTATGGAAGTAGTCAAGATCGGAGGCCCAGTGTACCGAATCGGCGTGGGAGGAGGAGCAGCTTCATCTGTTCAA GTTCAAGGTGACAACTCCAGCGACAGAGACCTTGGGGCTGTGCAGCGAGGGGATGCCGAGATGGAGCAGAAGATGAATCGAGCGCTGAGGGCCTGTCTGGAGCGACGCGCCGGCAACCCCATCTGCAGCATCCATGACCAAGGAGCAGGGGGGAACG gAAATGTTCTGAAGGAGCTGAGCGAGCCTGCTGGTGCTGTCATCTACTGCAGCAGATTCAAG AAAGGCGATCCCACACTGAGCGTGCTGGAGCTGTGGGGGGCCGAGTATCAGGAGAGCAACGCCCTGCTGCTACGCCCATCAGACCGCTCCTTCCTGGAGAGGGTTTGCCaacgggagaaatgtcctgtgGACTTTGTGGGGAACATCAGTGGTGACGGCAAG ATTGTGCTGGTGGATGATGAGAACACAGGCGGGGAGCCAATCATCAAGGGACGCCATCCAGTGGACCTGCAGCTGGAATGGGTGCTGGGCAAGATGCCCCAGAAGGAATTCAAAATGAAGCGACTGAAGCCCACGCTTCAGCGACTGTCGCTTCCGCCTGGGTTGACGGTCAGAGACGCACTGGAGAGAGTTTTACGCTTGCCCTCCGTGGCCTCCAAACGCTACCTGACCAATAag GTGGACAGGTCTGTGACGGGATTGGTTGCCCAGCAACAATGCGTCGGCCCCCTCCACACGCCGCTGGCGGACGTTGCCGTGGTGGCCCTGTCGCCATTGGGCCTGCAGGGGGCAGCTACGGCCATTGGCGAACAGCCCATCAAAGCGCTAGTCAATGCAGCGGCGGGCGCTCGCATGGCGGTGGGGGAAGCGCTCACCAACCTGATGTTTGCCAGAATTTCCGCACTTAAG GACGTGAAATGCAGCGGGAACTGGATGTGGGCCGCCAAGCTGCCGGGCGAGGGGGCTCTCCTTTGGGAGTCCTGCCGGGCGATGTGTAAGGTGATGGAGGAACTGGGGGTGGCCATCGACGGTGGGAAGGACTCTCTGAGTATGGCTGCTCGCGTGGAAAAAGAGACAGTCAAAGCTCCAG GAGCTCTGGTTATCTCTGCATATGCTGTGTGTCCGGACATTAGTTTAACTGTCACGCCTGATCTTGAGGATCCAAACAGCAAAG GCGTGCTGTTGTGGGTCCCTCTCAGTCCGGGTCAGCACCGTCTGGGTGGTTCTGCCCTTGCTCAGTGCTACGCTCAGCTGGGAGACTGTTCTCCTGACATGGAGCAGCCACAACTCCTGGCTGCCTGCTTCAACACCATTCAGATGCTAATAAGTG ATCGTCTGCTGAGCGCAGGGCACGACATCAGCGACGGAGGCCTCATTTCCTGCGTACTAGAGATGGCGTTTGCAGGAAACCGCGGCATCGACTTGGATCTGCCGTCTCTAGGAGCCCCAGGAG TCTTGGAACTTCTCTTCAGTGAAGAGCTGGGTCTTGTTCTGGAGGTGTCAGAACCCGACGAAAAAAGCGTGTGCCAAAGATTCCTTAACGCCGGCGTCGCGTGTCACCGTATCGGCAGAACATGCGGCTTCGGCCCCAAGGCCATG GTGACGGTGCGCGTGGGTGGACAAGAAGTCCTGAGGGAATGCTTGCCCAACCTCCGagcaatgtgggaggacaccagcTTCCGGCTGGAGCGCCTGCAAGCCGACGAAATGTGCGTTCGACAGGAAGAGGAGGGGCTTGCCAGGAGGACGCAGCCTAGCTTTAAAGTTACCTTTGACCCCTCTGAGGTCCTCCTTTGCTCGCAGCCTG CGGTGCAGCCCCGCGTGGCCGTGGTGAGGGAAGAGGGCAGCAACGGCGATCGAGAGATGTCAGCCTCTCTCCACATGGCGGGATTTGAG GTGTGGGACGTCACCATGCAGGACCTGTGCTCAGCCGCCATCACGCTGGACCCGTTCAACGCCGTCGTCTTCGTGGGAGGCTTCAGCTACGCCGACGTGCTGGGCTCGGCCAAAGGTTGGGCCGCCACAGTTGTGTACAACTCTGCCGCCAAAGCCCAGTTTGATCGCTTCCGACGGAGGTCCAACACGCTGAGCCTGGGCGTGTGCAACGGTTGCCAGCTGCTCGCTTTGCTGGGGTGGGTGGGAGAGAGCCAAGATGGCGCAG AGTCCGACGTGGTTCTGACGCACAATAAGTCGGGCAGATTCGAGTCTCGTTTCGTCACCGTGGGGATCCAGGCATCGCAGTCCGTGTGGCTGGCCGGCATGGAGGGCTCGGCTCTGGGCGTGTGGGTGGCTCACGGAGAAG GTTTGATGCATTTCCGCAACGACCGCGTTCTGGATGACATCACCTCGGGCGGCCTGGCTCCAGTCCGTTACCTGGACGACGACGGCCGTCCCACCGAGGAGTACCCCCTGAACCCCAACGGCTCACCGCGGGGTATTGCGGGTCTGAGCTCTGGGGACGGGAGGCACCTGGCCATGATGCCCCACCCGGAGCGTTGCACGCTGGGCTGGCAGTGGCCGTGGGCACCCCGTGGCTTCAGGCCCCACCTGGAGACGTCGCCGTGGCTGCGCATGTTCCGCAACGCCGCCGCTTGGTGCAGCCAAAAGCACTAA